CGGTGCTGCGGGCTGGTGGCGTCTATCTGCCTATCCGTCCGGAGTTCCCCACCGAGCGAATCCGCGCCCAGCTGGCGAAGGCACGCGCGACAGCGGTTATTGCCGCATCCGCTGATAGCGGCAATCTTGACCTCGCGCTGGCGTCGTTGCAGGACCCGCCACGGGTGGTGTTGGTCGACCGCCCCGTCGTTAGCAGTACGACCGGGTTCGAACCCACCCCGAGGGTCTCCCCGGACCAGCTCGCATACGTGTATTTCACCTCGGGCTCGACTGGGTCTCCCAAGGGAGCAATGTGTGAGCACGGCACGATGCTGAACCACCTGTGGGCCAAGGTCGACGACCTTGGACTCGGTCCGGGTGTTGCAGTGGCGCAGACTGCGTCCCAAAGCTTCGACATCTCGCTGTGGCAGTTGATAGGTCCGTTGCTGACCGGTGGCGAGGTCCGCATCGTCGACACTCACCTCCTGCTCGACGTGTCGGAGTTCCTTGACGAGCTTGCTGAGCACAGGATCCAGGTCATACAGCTGGTGCCCAGCTACTTCGAAGTTTTTCTAGGCGAGCTCGAGCGCCGCCCCCGCGACCTCGGTCGGCTGCGGATGCTCTCCATCACCGGCGAGGCTCTACGGATGGATCTGGTCCGCCGGTGGTTCGCGATCCATCCCGGGGTGACATTGGTGAACGCCTACGGTGCCACAGAGGTAGGCGACGACACTATGCATGAGGTGCTTACCGGTGTACCGGCTCGGGACTTCGTCTGCGTCGGGCGTTCGCTTCGAAACGTGCACACTTACGTGGTTGACGAGGGGCTCCGGTTGGTACCGCTGGGTAGCCCGGGTGAGATCGTCTTCTCCGGCGTGTCCGTTGGTCGCGGCTACCTCAACGACGAGACACGTTCTCGCGCTGCGTTCGTCGATGACCCTCACCGTCCCGGCAACCGGCTCTATCGCACAGGCGACTTCGGCCGTTGGCTGCCCGAGGGGCGCATCGAGTATCTCGGACGCCGCGATGAGCAGGTCAAGATGCGCGGGTTCCGCGTGGAGATCGGCGAGGTGGAGTCGAAGCTGATGGTGCTGCCGGGAGTTGTCGATGGTGCCGTCGTGGTGGTCGGGGACGGTGAGAACCGTTCGCTCGTCGGCTTCTACACCGGTCCCGAAGAGCTGAGCGAAAACGTCGTTCGTCAGGGGCTCGCCGCAACCCTGCCTGACTACATGGTCCCAAGCACTTGTCACAGGCTAGACGCGTTGCCGCTCTCGGAGAACGGAAAGGTAGATCGACAGACGCTGCGAAGACTGGTGGCCACCCTGCAGAGCGCAGGCGTCGGTTACGCCGCGCTGCGTACATCGACCGAGCGACTGCTCGCCACCGCTTGGGCGGAGGTACTCAACCTCCCCGTTGATCGAATCGGTGCCGACGACCGCTTTTACCAACTCGGAGGTACCTCTCTAGCCGCAGTTCGGCTGATCGTCCGGCTGGATCGGCGACTTTCATTGCGCGATATCGCAGAGGACCCGACGTTGCGCGAGCTCGCCGACGTGCTTGACGACGACGGCGAGGGTCGCCACCGCGAGGACACAAAGCTGCTCCATCGGCTCGGGACAACCAGGGGTGGCGAAATCACGCTGGTGTGCTTTCCCTACGCAGGCGGAAACGCTGTCAATTTTCAAGCTCTGGCCGAGTACCTCGACGGCCACGACATCACGGTATTCGGGGTCGAGCTGCCCGGCCATGACCTAGGTCATCCTGGAGAGAAATTCGCCGACGTAGGCGAAGTCGCAACGGCTCTCGGTGCCGAGATCGCGGCCCACTGCCCCG
The nucleotide sequence above comes from Rhodococcoides fascians A25f. Encoded proteins:
- a CDS encoding non-ribosomal peptide synthetase, which produces MDAFTDSKAGPTMGVGTKVPRWTQPGLAAQEGFGAITASTSMTTRTRIEDLACRCGVGLPEVLRAVALVVIRSVTGDPDLVVGVPGGSLRVGVVGSWAEVVSVTAESAIGPVLDAEILLDDRVDQMDHNASSAVLVISPRITAAEVTWVVRHRRDTIDSAYAARLGGYLVQALECACADGDALHDSRSLLSEPEVLQHVHGLAGAWEPIGETMFPDLFAQRVHEHPDRTAVSHGTRTWSYRELDEHSRLVAAELGKLPPEGVVGVVLERGLDWAAATLAVLRAGGVYLPIRPEFPTERIRAQLAKARATAVIAASADSGNLDLALASLQDPPRVVLVDRPVVSSTTGFEPTPRVSPDQLAYVYFTSGSTGSPKGAMCEHGTMLNHLWAKVDDLGLGPGVAVAQTASQSFDISLWQLIGPLLTGGEVRIVDTHLLLDVSEFLDELAEHRIQVIQLVPSYFEVFLGELERRPRDLGRLRMLSITGEALRMDLVRRWFAIHPGVTLVNAYGATEVGDDTMHEVLTGVPARDFVCVGRSLRNVHTYVVDEGLRLVPLGSPGEIVFSGVSVGRGYLNDETRSRAAFVDDPHRPGNRLYRTGDFGRWLPEGRIEYLGRRDEQVKMRGFRVEIGEVESKLMVLPGVVDGAVVVVGDGENRSLVGFYTGPEELSENVVRQGLAATLPDYMVPSTCHRLDALPLSENGKVDRQTLRRLVATLQSAGVGYAALRTSTERLLATAWAEVLNLPVDRIGADDRFYQLGGTSLAAVRLIVRLDRRLSLRDIAEDPTLRELADVLDDDGEGRHREDTKLLHRLGTTRGGEITLVCFPYAGGNAVNFQALAEYLDGHDITVFGVELPGHDLGHPGEKFADVGEVATALGAEIAAHCPGPIAFWGQGTGSAYAFETARLLEADGVPVSAVFLGAARLDESILRADIAEVSSRSNLEITTSLRDNSSYVELDDLKHERAELVGSAYRHDVVCAGSYLLEMVAASSAYRIEAVLHIIDAADDPQGGRSARTNWTALASRVEQHTVDRGGPHFVRTVPDAVAHYVATVLTAAATAGSVA